From the genome of Aspergillus oryzae RIB40 DNA, chromosome 4:
ACCCGGTAGCGACACATTCGCATCATACCACTGGCCATTCATCACAGATTCAATGCCATCGGCAATAAGCTCCCGACTCTGTAAGCTGTATCTCATTCCTTCTGTGCCCATACTGATCCCATCTGACACCCCGACCGAGTTGAATCGCATAGGGACCAGACCCGCCCGGCGGACGGAATCACGGACAATCCCAGACAGGTCGTTCAGGTGCATGTTACATGGGTTACCCTCGAACCACACCGAGGAGATACCGACCTGCGGCTTCGACATGTCCTCCTCTGTCAGGCCGGTGGCATACAGCATCGCTTGTGAGGCGCCCTGGGACTTGGGTTGTGTGATCTTCGAGGAGAATCGGTTGAGAGACTCGTCGGATTTATAACGGCGCCCGGCAGGTGGAAGACGACTGAATATGATTGTTAGTATCTGTCGATTTGTGAAGAAGGGATGGGAGATCCTCTCGTACGTGTTCTGCAACTGAGCTCGTCGGCTCAACCCCAGAGCTCTCGATCGGATATTCGACGACAGCATGATGGCTGCGGATACGTGTAGGGGGAATGaaacgagagagaaagaaaaatcaacCTGTTGAAGACACTACTCCGCAACACTGTAAGAAGGATGACCGTCGAGGCAGCCGTGATTCATTTATAGAGAGAGTCGGACCCACAGAAAGAGATCCGGAGATGGGGCCGAACTCCGGACTCCCCTTCATTCTGATCGTCTCGGCCCCCAAAGGGCAGCGGGCCAATCACCGGCGGATTAATGTAAAGCAGATCGGGTTGAGGTGGGTTTGGTTTTACTCGGTCGGATTAACCCGTTACCCATGAAACCCACTCGCTGGATTTAAGTAAAATCTTAGACTTTTAACGATATTCAGATATTTTCTCTTtaagggatatatatagatatctatagAATTGGTTAAAAATCTAATGTATTAGATTTTAAGTTGAATATGTATTTATAAAGGGGCCTTGTGTAAGACATATTGCCTGAGTGTAAGGCACTAGTGCGCTACTTAGTAGATTCTAGGGTCTGCGGGATCATCCCGTAGGTAATGATGGTCTTTTGGTAAACCTTGTATCACCTGACCCCTAGATTAGATTGAGGTACCTtacaacttcatcttgaataGTATTATCTTTATTCTTAGTAAACAATACGGCCACTAGGCATGGAATCGTGCCATGGCTTTATATGGATCCCACTTTCCGGTGAAACTGTACCCCACATCAGGTTGATATTCAGAGGAAAATCACACAAGGGCTTTCTGCGCCGTTCCGAACATAGTGGCGTCAAAAGGCTCCATCTACTTCTCATACAGCATCACCGGGGGCCACTTGGTAGGGGTCGAGGTCTCGAAAAGATTGTCCTTTCTCACCTCTCTAGAATGCCAAGAGACTTTGAAGATCCCAAGAAAAAGCCGTCTTGGCATTATGGGGTACCCCAAAAGCAAatgctgaagaagctttccaTCAGGCGAGAAATTGTGGATCCGGGTCTGACCCGGCGAACTATGGAACGGACTTCATTAGACCGAATTATATTACTGAGAGGTATAACTGAAGTTGGAACAGAGATTTACTACTAGTTCGTCTGTACCCTTATCAGCAGAGGCCCTGTAAATAAGCCGGCTCCACGTCGGCTCTGCCCGAAAAGGACCACAGCCGCAGGAGCGGATATCTCCGACACATGCTCAAGTACAAAGCGATGCTTACCTGCAAGTCAGTCATTTTATCGATTGTTTTCAGCACACAACACCCTCGAAAATCACCATAACTGATCTCATTCGTTGTTCGGTCCGGCACAGAATGCCAACTTTCCAAGACGAAGATGCTGATGCTATCAAAGCTCTGAAACAGCCGTGGGAGACGGAGACACTGGCCCAGGTGAGGACTGGAAAGGTCAAACCAACCTTCACTACTCAGGAGCCCTCCGCCATCTATAAGCAGATAAGGCGAGGCCCTCTTGCTGTCAACGATCTTGGGTGTGAGGGGGACGAGCATGCATTTGAATTCCATGGCGGTCCGGAGAAAGCCCTACTGCAGTACAGTGCGCGGCATTACACCAGGTGGAAAAAGGAGCTGCCGCAAAGTAAAGCCTTATTTGTACCGGGCGCATTTGGTGAGAACCTGGTTGCGAGTAATGCCAACGAGCACAACATGTGTATCGGTGATGTGGTGAGGATTGGAGAAGTGATCGCTCAGGTAACAGGACCGCGGCAGCCCTGTTACAAACTGAACCACAGATTTCAGGTCCCCGACATGTCAAAGCGTGCTCAGGACCTCTGCCGCACAGGCTGGTTCTACCGTATCCTTAAGACAGGCACGATTCAGGCGGGCGATCAAATGACACTGCTGGAGAGGCCGAATCCGCAGTGGACCATTGCCACTATCCAGCACTACCTTTATCGCGACATGCGCAACGAGGAAATGATGCGACAGATTGTCGAGATTAGAGAACTCGGTATGGAGTATCGGGGAATTTTCATCAACAGGCTGCGGAAACAATACGAAAATCAAGCGCGCCGGCTCGAAGGAGCACCCGAAAAGGCACTCACAATATGGAAGGACTATCTTCTGCTcacaaaagtcaaagaaactcCCCGCATCGTTTCTCTGGTTCTCAGAGCGATAACACCATCGGAAGTGCCCAGTCCCATTGTTACCGGATCTCATGTGCGCGTGCGCCTGAATGAGGGACTGATCCGCCCATACTCTGTTGTTACAGGAGACTCGAATCAGTTTTGCCTTGCCGTTGCCCTGGATGAAGCCAGCAGAGGAGGGTCGCGATATATCCATCGTGAGGTTCAGCCCGGCGACATGCTACAATGTGGTCCCATTACAGCCAGCTTCCCTCTTTCAACGGTTGCTGATCATCACGTCTTCATTGCTGGGGGAATCGGAATTACAGCCTTCATAGCCGCTGCGCAGCATTGTGAACGGCTCGGCTACCCATACCATCTGCATTACCTTGTTCGAAGCGCTGAGGATATTGCCCTGAAAGAGTATTTAAGCGGGCTGGGCTCCAATGTCACCATCTACGATAAGTCCTCCGGAAAAGTGTTTAACGCCAAGCATACTATGGAGCAAATCCATGAGGGGACCCACGTATATTGCTGTGGATCTGAGCGATTACAAGACTCTGTTCTCACAGTGGCGTCTTCTTTAGGAGTCAGCTCCAGCAGGCTACATTTTGAGACGTTCAAGGCCGCTACATCTGGCGACCCATTCACCGCAGACTTGGCTGGATCGAAAACCTCCATCGAGGTAGGAGAAGAGCAGACACTACTCGATGCCTTGCGCGAGGCAGGATTTGATATTCCCTCATCCTGTGAGGCTGGAAACTGTGGGACTTGTAGGGTTGGGGTCAAGGCCGGAAAAGTCGAACATAGGGGCTCGGGGCTTATGGAATCCGACAAGAATCAGGCCATGCTAAGCTGCGTCTCTCGCGGTCTCGGGACCGTAGTTCTCGATCTGTGATAGACGCGCACAGGGAAACGTAATTTATCAAGCATATTTAGTTGACCTCTTACAGATGGGGCTTACTATCGCTTCATTGCACCATCGTACTGTTATACCCAATATCTCTATGGGATTCCAAATATTAGCGAATGCTGCATGCTACGCAAGCAAATTCCAAAGCCGAATCTAGATCAGGCGTCCACCAGAGATGGATAGAAATTAC
Proteins encoded in this window:
- a CDS encoding uncharacterized protein (uncharacterized protein conserved in bacteria) — translated: MPTFQDEDADAIKALKQPWETETLAQVRTGKVKPTFTTQEPSAIYKQIRRGPLAVNDLGCEGDEHAFEFHGGPEKALLQYSARHYTRWKKELPQSKALFVPGAFGENLVASNANEHNMCIGDVVRIGEVIAQVTGPRQPCYKLNHRFQVPDMSKRAQDLCRTGWFYRILKTGTIQAGDQMTLLERPNPQWTIATIQHYLYRDMRNEEMMRQIVEIRELGMEYRGIFINRLRKQYENQARRLEGAPEKALTIWKDYLLLTKVKETPRIVSLVLRAITPSEVPSPIVTGSHVRVRLNEGLIRPYSVVTGDSNQFCLAVALDEASRGGSRYIHREVQPGDMLQCGPITASFPLSTVADHHVFIAGGIGITAFIAAAQHCERLGYPYHLHYLVRSAEDIALKEYLSGLGSNVTIYDKSSGKVFNAKHTMEQIHEGTHVYCCGSERLQDSVLTVASSLGVSSSRLHFETFKAATSGDPFTADLAGSKTSIEVGEEQTLLDALREAGFDIPSSCEAGNCGTCRVGVKAGKVEHRGSGLMESDKNQAMLSCVSRGLGTVVLDL